One segment of Plasmodium gaboni strain SY75 chromosome 3, whole genome shotgun sequence DNA contains the following:
- a CDS encoding hypothetical protein (conserved Plasmodium protein, unknown function) has product MKIFYQKKLREKNNNETIKHVLNKINDITIKYKYDENNINFILKEIYDLQKEFKNNDEVSNFSTYNKIVRNNIYQTNKYVNTNIYDHGYNKNNTEQPNEEIQHMTYNHHDNYNDVDFINNNVYKKKDNILVTNAKTHQGLYKLKNNIQNINIIENKIKSDIKKKCENILIYKYYKKHEEYKKKWQEITYKCKQTNVLNLFNQVETKIKDNIKILDIFKLYLFPKNNYIHYKNIFYTNYKMIIIHNVKFLFLQNLFSFHKKIKKDLSKNSQPEKNTQQEKNTQQEKNTHQEKNTQQEKNTHQEKNTQQIIKNNLNKEKEKNDHNDDNNNNYYNNNNNNNNNNYNNYNNNCEQNDQESDDFISNISSISLPLPFENFFLFFKNFYSITDNYINNMCLFLVYKIIIMNEDDEEYSKYYNLILNILNKNTLILFLFILISLMKNYNMKNNYLVNLIERILPIIIKPIKNNNTIKKKTYTKNMMKKKKKKKKILFNILYFKLFRLIFEKIETYHIYKKHLLLTFLRYIKNFLLNICSCILITQYIFIKCVDLINKYNNQEYILIKTLSLEIFLQLWNNESVKIFLFKMGKSIMRFLMFISNLEYIHKNILTLLLSSIENNNQIDLKEKLSNLICNNKNNILQTKKIKHYINKFQKSKKKKCFLYISNHKYTNNIKLNMNNFDSKQEVLLEHIHLDLIKTNHTLQYKEEDMSLQNNIKELTNNKNDFPTNFNINNIKNFTLFDFIFQINNYFNYYKILLSHSEKECIHFLMHLNDKTNNNSNNNNNNMYHLNLFFNLYIKDNINNLIHDNKVIYYIDYIKNKDINKHKFLNTHNFFKQTKKIYTLEGWLCDNNSDDLLIHHNYADDMNHSSDHHNKYINKRKYDNSLLNNNNLKKNKKQNVSDKNDGNINDNSVDNENKMDTINNENKINTIDNNNSDDNILSYGNEKIIYDLHDIIKMNNSALSNIYCSHIRLSFFFPLLFYKSYYINDLLSSSLYIYSKRFKSFKKENTTKIIKFMNLTYISHICIVKFLIQWLNEIKSIHSNICFIKRENLKKNDLKTESLFFNKPDFFECYKLLEYSLKKDIHMTNVFLNYLNKIILHFYEKKREHMVLSVIITLTIYNFLTFIQKXXXXXXXXXXXXXXXXXXXXXXXXXXXXXXXXXXXXXXXXXXXXXXXXXXXXXXXXXXXXXXXXXXXXXXXXXXXXXXXXXXXXXXXXXXXXXXXXXXXXXNTSYVNINTVDNNTNTSSININTVGDNNQVLEKLNINEICNEIQQNCLIGHILKENNFYIDENISFIHVHDIYNYELKNHMKYIPHNINKEMFYLGDFKKYLFKTGIYKKVQVIKILKKNIVNNLYTSEILNYIYYNSLYLLIHLLLNIRFYYNIFHNTYKKSAYYYNKQHVCYITKMQNTLSINLKKRTNQMEHFIDDKNVYKKDYNDKDNNKMFYNNHSKISSDSIHSIIIKLEKTSYNNYLKKKLYIKKFYSKLKKGIIKNLKHYELANNINKYIKNIKEDKLFLDTIFKFDNSSFFLFHMSFQFVECISTKNMISVQNSHNKQHTQNVVENIKNINNDQLEDYQKINNINNNDNDDNQMLYDQNNSFFMYLFRNIKNVYLFVDEINKMVYNIMHGGLNIYNTIIYSFNMEHLHDTNNLFINFYFYEIATNRCTDIYMCHNIHDNKYYNNYHNNNLYMDTFNKQKNFEHDISSLSSNLINTKNSICNNIYVDPNLLCIFIYKDIKEDANKKKNNVLYFNELIDYIICTIIQTTYKKEKIIYWSSFLSNMKNYSIINFHLFFYLCSLLKKINDMININNDNNNNNNNDDDNNDDNNNNNDDNNNNNNDSYNNPYDCIHSKLIHIIKKKIKICEDIYILYLYKIGLLLNISIYESFDLLFSVVSILFNYEFFNFYMEKKIYTLEEKNKEHIKTFVTCIQEEIQYFISNYDMSIFIEGIQYISDAIFLNKKIKILIFKSYAFLNTILHILPLSQIITDMKHDHYINKILDQKKKKKKKKNTEHYLQTYYNLFKSDNTNVDISLPSHVEEEQIKNNYINENKNKNIDDINTNYDPFNYNYILSSDSEKFSESSTDISILEHDIENFKSTHIDEKXXXXXXXXXXXXXXXXXXXXXXXXXXXXXXXFNVIELFQYIYKKLHNINNKEIFEFHLISADNSLNHFDSIDIKYIFNIFLIHINKMINYLTKKYYELCSQQQKCIQFINTKHMSNNENKVFNLYNQINNNIISFIISFYPYLIKNKFSYDIFFKLFNIYFNMYIINKQTNNISLHSSIYLILFIFIKHTNTSVYMMFSYFTTLKNYLQTTNLFPLFDSYCLNYEGAKCHIRESVEYFVEHLNEEFFILDDMKIIFDVNSISLFYHMLINIFS; this is encoded by the exons atgaaaatattttatcaaaaaaaattaagagaaaaaaacaataacGAAACTATTAAACATGtattaaacaaaataaacGATATTactataaaatataaatacgatgaaaataatataaattttattctGAAAGAAATATATGACCTACAAAAAGAATTcaaaaataatgatgaagTGAGCAATTTTTctacatataataaaattgtaagaaataatatatatcaaacaaataaatacgttaatacaaatatatatgatcatggttataataaaaataatacagAGCAACCAAATGAAGAAATACAACATATGACATATAATCATcatgataattataatgatgtagattttataaataataatgtatataaaaaaaaagataatatacTTGTGACCAATGCAAAAACACATCAAGggttatataaattaaaaaataatatacaaaatataaatattatagaaaataaaataaaaagtgatataaaaaaaaaatgtgaaaatatacttatatacaaatattataaaaaacatgaagaatataaaaaaaaatggcAAGAAATTACTTACAAATGTAAACAAACCAATGTTTTAAATCTATTTAATCAAGTtgaaacaaaaataaaagataatattaaaattttagatatattcaaattatatctatttccaaaaaataattatattcattataaaaatattttttatactaattataaaatgattataattcataatgttaaatttctttttctacaaaatttattttcatttcataaaaaaatcaaaaaagATTTATCAAAAAATTCACAACCagaaaaaaatacacagcaagaaaaaaatacacagcaagaaaaaaatacacatcaagaaaaaaatacacaacaagaaaaaaatacacatcaagaaaaaaatacacaacaaataattaaaaataatttaaataaagagaaagaaaaaaatgatcacaacgatgataataataataattattataataataataataataataataataataattataataattataataataattgtgAACAAAATGATCAAGAAAGTGATGATTTCATATCAAACATTAGTTCCATATCCTTACCATTACCCtttgaaaatttttttcttttttttaaaaatttctATTCAATTActgataattatataaataacatGTGTCTATTTTTAgtatacaaaataattattatgaatgaagatgatgaagaaTATTCAAAGTATTATAActtaatattaaatatattaaataaaaatacattaatattatttttatttattctaATAAGTcttatgaaaaattataatatgaaaaataacTACCTTGTAAATCTAATAGAACGCATATTAccaataataataaaaccaatcaaaaataataatactataaaaaaaaagacatatacaaaaaatatgatgaagaaaaaaaaaaaaaaaaaaaaaattttattcaatattctttattttaaattattccgtttaatatttgaaaaaattgaaacatatcatatatataaaaaacatttactattaacatttttaagatatattaaaaattttttattaaatatatgttcttgtattttaataacacaatatatatttatcaaatGTGTTGATTTAATcaacaaatataataatcaggaatatatattaatcaAAACATTATCCTTGGAAATATTCTTACAACTATGGAATAACGAATCTgtgaaaatatttttatttaaaatgGGCAAATCAATAATGCGTTTTTTAATGTTCATAAGTAATTTAgaatatattcataaaaatatactcactttattattatcttctatagaaaataataatcaaatagatttaaaagaaaaattatcaaACCTTATATGTAAcaataaaaacaatatcTTACAAACaaagaaaataaaacattatattaacaaatttcagaaatcaaaaaaaaaaaaatgcttcttatatatatcaaatcataaatatacaaataatattaaattaaatatgaacaatTTTGATTCCAAACAAGAAGTATTATTAGAACATATACATTTAGAtcttataaaaacaaatcACACCTTACAATATAAAGAAGAAGATATGTCActacaaaataatataaaagaattaacaaataataaaaatgatttcccaacaaattttaatataaataatattaaaaattttacCTTATTCgattttatatttcaaataaacaattattttaattattataaaattctTTTATCTCATTCAGAAAAAGAATGTATACATTTCTTAATGcatttaaatgataaaactaataataatagtaataataataataataatatgtatcatttaaatctattttttaatttatatataaaagataatatcaacaatttaatacatgataataaagtcatctattatatagattatataaagaataaagatataaacAAACATAAATTTCTTAACAcacataatttttttaaacaaacaaaaaagatatatacATTGGAAGGTTGGCTTTGTGATAACAACTCTGATGATTTATTGATTCATCATAATTATGCAGATGATATGAACCACTCTAGTGatcatcataataaatatattaataaaagaaaatatgacaacagtttattaaataataataatttgaaaaaaaataaaaaacaaaatgtATCTGACAAAAATGATGGAAACATAAATGACAACTCTGTTGATAATGAGAATAAAATGGATACTATAAATAATgagaataaaataaatactattgataataataacagtgatgataatatacTGTCTTATggaaatgaaaaaattatttacGATTTAcatgatattataaaaatgaacaaTTCTGCattatcaaatatatattgttcTCACATAAGGTtaagtttttttttccctcttctgttttataaatcttattatattaatgaCTTATTATCAAgttctttatatatttatagtaAACGATTCAAaagttttaaaaaagaaaatacaACGAAAATTATTAAGTTCATGaatttaacatatatatctcatatatgtattgtaaaatttttaatCCAGTGGCTAAACGAAATTAAAAGTATTCATTCTAATATATGCTTTATAAAAAGAGaaaatttgaaaaaaaatgatttaaaaacagaatcattattttttaataaacCCGATTTTTTTGAATGTTATAAGTTATTAGAATATTCcttaaaaaaagatatacACATGACTAATGTTTtcttaaattatttaaacaaaataattttgcatttttatgaaaagaaaaggGAACATATGGTTTTAAGTGTAATTATAACTTTGactatatataattttttaacCTTCATACAAAAANNNNNNNNNNNNNNNNNNNNNNNNNNNNNNNNNNNNNNNNNNNNNNNNNNNNNNNNNNNNNNNNNNNNNNNNNNNNNNNNNNNNNNNNNNNNNNNNNNNNNNNNNNNNNNNNNNNNNNNNNNNNNNNNNNNNNNNNNNNNNNNNNNNNNNNNNNNNNNNNNNNNNNNNNNNNNNNNNNNNNNNNNNNNNNNNNNNNNNNNNNNNNNNNNNNNNNNNNNNNNNNNNNNNNNNNNNNNNNNNNNNNNNNNNNNNNNNNNNNNNNNNNNNNNNNNNNNNNNNNNNNNNNNNNNNNNNNNNNNNNNAAATACATcatatgttaatataaacacggttgataataatacaaatacatcatctattaatataaacaCGGTTGGTGATAATAACCAAGtattagaaaaattaaatataaacgAAATATGCAATGAAATACAACAGAATTGTTTAATAGGccatatattaaaagaaaataatttttatatcgatgaaaatatttcttttattcATGTTcatgatatatataattatgaattaaaaaatcatatgaaatatataccacataatataaataaagaaatgttttatttaggtgattttaaaaaatatctttttaaaacaggaatatataaaaaagtacaagtaattaaaatattgaaaaaaaatatcgtaaataatttatatacatcagagatattaaattatatatattataattccttatatttattaattcatcttttattgaatatacgtttttattataatatatttcataacacatataaaaaaagtgcatattattataataaacaaCATGTGTGTTATATAACAAAGATGCAAAATACTCTAAGCataaatttaaagaaaagaaCAAATCAGATGGAACATTTTATTGATGATAAGAATGTATATAAGAAAGATTATAATGATAAGgacaataataaaatgttttataataatcacAGTAAAATATCTAGTGATTCTATTCATTCCATAATAATCAAACTAGAAAAAACATCTTACAATAATTAtctgaaaaaaaaattatacataaaaaaattttatagtaaattgaaaaaaggtattattaaaaatttaaaacaTTACGAACTAGccaataatattaataaatatataaaaaatataaaagaagataaattatttttagaTACTATATTTAAGTTTGATAATTCCTCTTTCTTCTTGTTTCATATGTCATTTCAATTTGTTGAATGTATATCcacaaaaaatatgataagCGTGCAAAATTCACATAATAAACAACATACACAAAATGTTgttgaaaatataaaaaatataaataatgatcAATTAGAAGACTAccaaaaaattaacaaCATCAacaataatgataatgatgataatcAAATGTTATATGATCAGAATAATAGTTTTTTTATGTATCTAtttagaaatataaaaaatgtatatttatttgttgacgaaattaataaaatggtttataatattatgcATGGTGgtttaaatatttataataccattatatattcttttaatatgGAACATTTACATGatacaaataatttatttataaatttttatttttatgaaataGCTACAAATAGGTGTACagatatttatatgtgtcACAATATTcatgataataaatattataataactATCACAATAACAATTTATATATGGATACTtttaataaacaaaaaaattttgaacATGACATATCTTCTTTATCATCTAATCTAattaatacaaaaaatagTATATGTAACAACATTTATGTGGATCCAAATctattatgtatatttatttataaagatataaaagaagatgcaaacaaaaaaaaaaataatgttttatattttaatgaaCTCATAGATTACATTATTTGTACTATTATTCAAACTACTTATAAGaaggaaaaaattatttattgGTCTTCCTTTCTGAGTAACATGAAGAACTATTCgataataaattttcatttattcttttatttatgttcattgttaaaaaaaattaacgacatgataaatataaacaatgataataataataataataataatgatgatgataataatgatgataataataataataatgatgataataataataataataatgatagtTATAATAACCCATATGATTGTATCCATTCCAAActcattcatattattaagaaaaaaataaaaatatgtgaagacatatatatattatacttATATAAAATTGGACTCTTATTAAATATCAGCATTTATGAATCCTTCGATCTATTATTTTCAGTTGtttccatattatttaattatgagttttttaatttttatatggaaaaaaaaatttataccttagaagaaaaaaataaagaacatataaaaacatttgTTACATGCATACAAGAAGAAatacaatattttatttccaATTATGATATGTCCATATTTATAGAAGGCATTCAATATATAAGTGATgctatatttttaaataaaaaaataaaaatattaatttttaaaagttATGCTTTTCTTAATACCATTCTTCATATATTACCCTTAAGCCAAATAATAACAGATATGAAGCATgatcattatataaataaaatactagatcaaaagaaaaaaaaaaaaaaaaaaaaaaacacagAACATTATTTACAAACATATTACAACCTATTTAAAAGTGATAATACAAATGTGGATATATCATTACCATCACATGTTGAAGaagaacaaataaaaaataattatataaatgaaaataaaaataaaaatatagatgatataaatacaaattatgatccatttaattataattatattttatcaagCGATTCAGAAAAATTTAGTGAATCATCAACAGATATAAGCATATTAGAACACGATAtagaaaattttaaaagTACACATATCGATGAAAAANNNNNNNNNNNNNNNNNNNNNNNNNNNNNNNNNNNNNNNNNNNNNNNNNNNNNNNNNNNNNNNNNNNNNNNNNNNNNNNNNNNNNNNNNNNAATTTAATGTAATTGAATTgtttcaatatatttataaaaaattacataatattaataataaagaaatatttgAGTTTCATCTTATATCAGCTGATAATTCTTTAAATCATTTTGACAGTATAGacattaaatatatatttaatatttttcttattcatataaataaaatgataaattatttaaccaaaaaatattatgaattaTGTTCACAACAACAAAAATGTATTCAATTTATAAACACAAAACATATGTCcaataatgaaaataaagttttcaatttatataatcaaattaataataatattatttcttttataatatcattttatccatatttaataaaaaataaattttcatatgatatcttttttaaattatttaatatatattttaatatgtatatcataaataaacaaacaaataatatttcattacACTCTTCTATATATCTTATActtttcatatttataaaacataCAAATACAAGTGTCTACATGATGTTTTCTTATTTTACTACTCTTAAAAATTATCTGCAGACAACAAATTTGTTTCCATTATTTGATTCTTATTGTTTAAATTATGAAGGAGCAAAATGTCACATAAG AGAAAGTGTAGAATATTTCGTAGAACATTTGAATGAAgaatttttcatattagacgatatgaaaataatatttgatGTAAATTCTATTTCCTTGTTTTATCATATgttaattaatatttttagttag